A window of Aquipuribacter sp. SD81 genomic DNA:
CGCGCGCCGGCTCGGCACGAGCACGAGCGGCTGGGGCCCGGAGGCGCCGGCCCGCCCGAGCGCCCACGCCAGCAGCGCGGTCGTGCACCCCGTCGCGGCGGCGCCCACCACGAGCTGTCGGCCCGGGGTGGTGACCACCGCCGCCTGCGCCGGGGTGAGCGTCACCGCTCCCAGCCGGACGCGCCCGACGCCGTCGCTCACCGCCCCACCCACTCCGGCAGCCGGAGCTCGGCGAGCGCCGCGTCGACGTCGACGCGCTCCTCACCCACCCGCCCGCGCAGGGGCGTGCCCTCCTCCGACCAGCGCCGCCGCGCCTCCTCCGGATGTGCCCCGGGCCTGCCGTCGACCGGGCACACGCGCCACCACGGCACCGCGGCGCCGTACCGCGACAGGACGGCACCCACCGCCCGGGGCCCGCCGCCCCGCAGCCCCGCCCCGGCGAGCAGCGCCGCCACCCGGCCGTACGTGGTGACCTTCCCGGCCGGCACGGCGTCGACCACGTCGAGCACCGCCTCGGCGAAGTCCGGCAGGGTCCCCTCGTCCACGCCGCACAGCATGCCGGGGGCCGCGGACACAAGCGGCACCCGCGTCCGGGGCACCCGGGGGTTGTCCCCCGCACGGACCGGCCCGGTCACCGCACTGACCCGGGGACCGCGCGGCTCCTACGGTTCCGGTGTGAGCACGAGCGGCGCGACGGGCACGGACGGCGACGGCACGGCAGCGGCCGTCGGTGCGCCGAGGCGGCACCGGGCGGCGGAGACCTGGCTGCGGGGCTGGCCCGCCGTCGTCCACCTCGTCCTCGACCTGCTGCTCGCCTTCGTCTTCCTGTCCCTCGTGCTGAGCGCGGTCAGCGCCGCGCTGCTCACCGCGACCCTCGTGGGGCTGCCCCTGCTCGCCCTGTGCCTGCTCGTCGCCTTCGCGGCCACGGGCGCCGAGCGCTGGCGCATCGCGGTGTTCCTCGGCACGTGGGTGCCGCCCATGCCGCGCCGCCCCGCGCACCTCCCCGCGTGGCGGCGGGTGCTGCTGGACCCCCGGCCCTGGCGCTCCCTGCTGCACCTCACGCTCGTGTCGGTGTGGGGCCTGACCGGCGGCCTCGTCGTGACGGCCCTGCTGGTCGGGGG
This region includes:
- a CDS encoding MGMT family protein; the encoded protein is MDEGTLPDFAEAVLDVVDAVPAGKVTTYGRVAALLAGAGLRGGGPRAVGAVLSRYGAAVPWWRVCPVDGRPGAHPEEARRRWSEEGTPLRGRVGEERVDVDAALAELRLPEWVGR